One Brachyspira pilosicoli P43/6/78 genomic window carries:
- a CDS encoding peptide ABC transporter substrate-binding protein, whose protein sequence is MKHLTLLLLSVLMIVSISCGGNKADEGAIYINVGPEPKTIDPALNSTVDGSIYIQHAFEGLATRDKDNKIIPGVAESWDISEDGLTYTFHIRENAKWSDGKKITAEDFVYSWQRAVDPITASEYAYQFEPVLNAMDINSGKKPVTDLGIKAIDENTLEVKLNAPTAYFLELAAFPTFYPVRKDIIEENKDNWTLSPDTYIGNGPFTLVERRTDDRLVMIKNTNYWNSENIVPEKLVFILMQNGTAAVAGIKEGSIHFGNNPPLQDIETLQSEGLMHISPYLGTYYYCINITNSVLKDVRVRKALTLAIDRNYLVEQVTRGGQLPASAWVPSGVNDVNGDFREVGGDYYGIKTEDYKKNVEEAKRLLAEAGYPNGDGFPVIEFKSNSGEHIQIFEAVQQMWKENLNIDSTIAQEEWATFQDTRQNKNYMIARHGWIADYNDPMSFLGVFLSYSVQNNGGYSNKNYDDKLKLAMSTIDQDVRMKAMHEAEDILMNDMGLIPLYFYTDPIMISKKLSGVIFDPLGAHKFYYAKLAK, encoded by the coding sequence ATGAAACATTTAACTTTATTACTCTTATCTGTTTTAATGATTGTATCAATCTCTTGCGGCGGAAATAAAGCAGATGAAGGAGCAATATATATTAATGTAGGTCCAGAGCCTAAAACTATAGACCCTGCATTAAACTCTACAGTAGATGGAAGCATATATATTCAGCATGCTTTTGAAGGTTTAGCTACTAGAGATAAAGATAATAAAATAATACCAGGCGTTGCAGAAAGCTGGGATATAAGTGAAGACGGTTTAACTTACACATTCCATATAAGAGAAAATGCTAAATGGTCTGACGGTAAAAAGATTACAGCTGAAGACTTTGTTTATTCTTGGCAGAGAGCTGTTGATCCAATTACAGCTTCTGAATATGCTTATCAATTTGAGCCTGTATTAAATGCTATGGATATTAATTCTGGAAAAAAACCTGTTACAGATTTGGGTATTAAAGCTATAGATGAAAACACTCTTGAAGTAAAATTAAATGCACCTACTGCTTATTTTTTAGAACTTGCTGCTTTTCCTACATTCTACCCTGTTAGAAAAGATATAATAGAAGAAAATAAAGATAATTGGACTCTTTCACCAGATACATATATAGGCAATGGTCCTTTCACTTTGGTAGAAAGAAGAACTGACGACAGACTTGTAATGATAAAAAACACTAATTATTGGAATAGTGAAAATATTGTACCAGAAAAATTAGTATTTATACTTATGCAAAATGGTACTGCTGCTGTAGCTGGTATAAAAGAAGGTTCTATACATTTTGGAAACAACCCTCCTCTTCAGGATATAGAAACATTACAAAGCGAAGGTTTAATGCATATATCACCATATTTAGGTACATATTATTATTGTATTAATATTACAAATAGTGTATTAAAAGATGTGAGAGTAAGAAAGGCTTTAACTTTGGCAATAGATAGAAATTATTTAGTAGAGCAAGTTACAAGAGGCGGACAGCTTCCTGCAAGTGCTTGGGTTCCTAGCGGTGTTAATGATGTTAATGGAGATTTTAGAGAAGTTGGAGGCGATTATTACGGCATAAAAACTGAAGATTATAAAAAGAATGTAGAAGAGGCAAAAAGATTGCTTGCTGAAGCTGGTTATCCTAATGGTGATGGATTTCCTGTAATAGAGTTCAAATCAAATTCTGGTGAACATATACAGATATTTGAGGCAGTGCAGCAGATGTGGAAAGAGAATTTAAACATAGATTCTACTATAGCTCAAGAAGAATGGGCTACTTTCCAAGATACTAGACAAAATAAAAACTATATGATTGCTCGCCATGGTTGGATAGCTGATTATAATGACCCTATGAGTTTTCTTGGGGTATTCTTAAGCTATAGCGTACAAAACAATGGCGGTTATTCTAATAAAAATTATGATGATAAACTAAAACTTGCTATGTCTACTATAGACCAAGATGTTAGAATGAAAGCTATGCATGAAGCAGAAGATATACTTATGAATGATATGGGTTTAATTCCTCTTTATTTCTATACTGACCCTATTATGATTAGCAAAAAATTATCTGGTGTAATATTTGACCCGCTTGGTGCTCATAAGTTTTATTATGCTAAATTAGCTAAATAA
- a CDS encoding adenine phosphoribosyltransferase, which translates to MDLKNYIRNIQDYPKEGILFRDITTLLKDKDAFKFAIDAMAKQVEDKKIDYIVGAESRGFLIGSALAYRLNCGFVPVRKKGKLPCKTISEEYALEYGTDSLYMHEDAINKGANVLIVDDLIATGGTALAMMKMVERLGGNIVGSSFLIELKELNGRKDIGKYPVNVLIEY; encoded by the coding sequence ATTATCCTAAAGAGGGTATATTATTTAGAGATATCACAACCTTATTAAAAGATAAAGATGCTTTTAAGTTTGCAATAGATGCTATGGCTAAGCAAGTTGAAGATAAAAAAATAGATTATATAGTAGGAGCTGAGAGCAGAGGATTTTTAATAGGTTCTGCTTTGGCTTATAGATTAAACTGCGGATTTGTGCCTGTTAGAAAGAAAGGTAAATTGCCTTGCAAAACTATATCAGAAGAATATGCATTAGAGTATGGTACAGACTCTTTATATATGCATGAAGATGCTATAAATAAAGGAGCTAATGTGCTTATAGTAGATGATTTAATTGCTACAGGAGGAACTGCTTTAGCTATGATGAAAATGGTTGAAAGACTTGGAGGCAATATAGTTGGTTCTTCTTTTTTAATAGAATTAAAAGAATTAAATGGAAGAAAAGATATAGGCAAATATCCTGTTAATGTTTTAATAGAATATTAA
- a CDS encoding EFR1 family ferrodoxin (N-terminal region resembles flavodoxins. C-terminal ferrodoxin region binds two 4Fe-4S clusters.) gives MNKNAIIYYFSGTGNTEKIVNEYKKNFEENNINITIYKVTDNFDNLPNPNDYDYVGLAYPIHGFNAPYPIFDLIKLFPQSKDKKIFILKTSGEPLSINNISSEPLMARLNKKGYILTNEYHYVMPYNLVFRHTDEMASKMWKAAKQLCAIDLKEILENKQVFLKKFPFGRFIAFLFRIEHPAMKVNGNLFKVKNICTHCNLCVKKCPVNNIYNDDNGNIKFKNKCVMCASCAFRCPVDAINIGILTAWKVNGPYKFENPPTNQKSKHENYCKKAYDRYFKNAEEKIKNNEL, from the coding sequence ATGAATAAAAATGCAATAATATATTATTTTTCTGGTACAGGTAATACAGAAAAAATTGTAAATGAATATAAAAAAAATTTTGAAGAAAATAATATAAATATCACTATATATAAAGTTACAGACAATTTTGATAATTTACCAAATCCAAATGATTATGATTATGTAGGATTAGCCTACCCTATTCATGGTTTTAATGCTCCATATCCAATTTTTGATTTAATAAAATTATTTCCTCAAAGTAAAGATAAAAAAATCTTTATATTAAAAACTTCCGGAGAACCTCTATCAATAAACAACATTTCATCAGAACCTTTAATGGCTAGATTAAATAAAAAAGGCTATATACTTACGAATGAGTATCATTATGTTATGCCTTATAATTTGGTATTTAGACATACTGATGAGATGGCTTCAAAGATGTGGAAAGCTGCCAAACAATTATGTGCTATAGATTTAAAAGAGATATTAGAAAATAAACAAGTATTTCTTAAAAAATTTCCATTTGGAAGATTTATTGCTTTTCTTTTTAGAATAGAGCACCCTGCTATGAAAGTTAATGGCAACCTTTTTAAAGTAAAAAACATATGTACTCATTGTAATTTATGCGTAAAAAAATGCCCTGTTAACAATATTTATAATGATGATAATGGAAACATTAAGTTTAAAAATAAATGTGTTATGTGTGCAAGCTGTGCTTTTAGATGTCCAGTAGATGCAATCAATATAGGAATACTTACCGCTTGGAAAGTAAACGGACCTTATAAATTTGAAAACCCTCCAACAAATCAAAAAAGCAAACATGAAAACTATTGTAAAAAAGCTTATGATAGATATTTTAAAAATGCTGAAGAAAAAATAAAAAATAATGAATTATAA